From Persicobacter psychrovividus, one genomic window encodes:
- a CDS encoding NAD(P)/FAD-dependent oxidoreductase produces MMEIFINGAGVAGLALNKLIQKNSATHRAMIFEKNSQLSTNGFGFVLMPNGYSALKKIVGADIVRENLHPLKYYMNYNFEGKLQSKNTLTNCYGIYRNQLLNMLMEKEASIKWNSSLEISEQHEVTCNGQAINADLVIGADGINSPTRRKLFPNHQAKNDRCHELVGFAKLPKFIAAQYDHQLTKFTHQQGGLSFGLMSLGDQNFIWYMQWDQQKYGEPADQFASFFDDLTKDFRILDQFRLHLKFDHVHHCINKTITPLEQYHAEHILLMGDAAHPLPTFSSQGMNTALEDAVLVHELIHAVPKAKIGQRFYEIQGIKIKKILSESATLRSNFLYPAERMLMPLAHKKASYV; encoded by the coding sequence ATGATGGAAATTTTTATAAATGGTGCAGGGGTTGCTGGTTTAGCCTTAAATAAACTGATACAAAAAAACAGTGCTACCCATCGTGCCATGATCTTTGAAAAAAACAGCCAGTTATCCACTAACGGCTTTGGTTTTGTGCTTATGCCCAATGGATATAGTGCTTTAAAGAAAATCGTGGGTGCTGATATCGTACGAGAAAACTTACACCCTTTGAAATATTACATGAACTATAATTTCGAGGGTAAATTACAAAGTAAAAATACACTGACGAATTGTTACGGCATCTACAGAAATCAGCTTTTAAATATGCTGATGGAAAAGGAGGCATCGATCAAATGGAATTCCTCCTTAGAAATCTCCGAACAGCATGAAGTAACCTGTAATGGTCAGGCTATAAATGCTGATTTGGTTATTGGTGCTGATGGTATCAATTCTCCGACACGGCGAAAGCTTTTCCCCAACCACCAGGCAAAGAATGACCGTTGCCATGAATTAGTAGGTTTTGCCAAGCTCCCGAAATTTATCGCTGCACAATATGATCACCAATTAACGAAATTTACGCACCAACAGGGCGGTTTATCCTTCGGATTAATGTCCTTGGGTGATCAAAATTTTATATGGTATATGCAATGGGATCAGCAAAAATATGGAGAACCTGCCGATCAGTTCGCCTCCTTCTTTGATGACTTGACTAAAGATTTCCGAATCCTCGATCAATTTCGATTGCACCTGAAGTTTGACCATGTCCACCATTGTATTAACAAAACGATAACCCCACTTGAGCAATATCACGCTGAGCATATTCTTTTAATGGGTGATGCGGCGCATCCTTTACCCACATTTTCAAGTCAAGGGATGAATACTGCCCTCGAGGATGCGGTTTTGGTCCATGAGCTAATTCATGCCGTTCCAAAGGCAAAAATAGGGCAACGATTTTATGAAATTCAGGGTATTAAAATAAAAAAGATCCTTAGTGAAAGTGCCACTTTAAGGAGTAATTTTCTCTACCCTGCCGAACGCATGCTCATGCCGCTCGCGCATAAAAAAGCAAGCTATGTTTGA
- a CDS encoding ATP-binding protein, whose protein sequence is MQNPISQFIESLQKCGDKEALATHIAEGFPKLFPYLQLVGIHLLSQPYFRLESFFYYDNNCISEENMVAEINYMIWTNSKKPSKLPNAAILPVHVNTQIAGGITVLNTEGVNLLDDDRLNMVIALIGANLSLQHQKYQLTETQKRVIQQSKLMDNSPNPILVIDEQCTLLYTNPASDHLLTFYGMISGGQVVTSWQQAIRKILKGATEVRFQVRTEDKVYSLSFFRHTHPHLITVYANDITELKKLENSLVVQRNFFEDIFNHIPSDLVVFNKRHEYLFVNPQAIKNRQIREWIIGKTDYDYCDLKNTPYDMANARRDLFNRIKNSRQVAEIKDIKYHEDRSIREAILRRMLPVYDKEGELEYMIGYGSDITDLMRAENASTRSREQLELVLTASNDGFWDWDLDTGRLFLSDRLKLMLGIEMLGNSVSSPEELNLLSFKNRFSFFRSILKLKNGHLSKCEAIHQFTHAKGGDVYLLMRTIGITNKEGHVVRIVGSSADISELKRSEIALQQAKKFAEQANEAQTQFLATMSHEIRTPLNAVIGFSNFLLQENPQPHQLDYLNSLNFSANNLLSLVNDILDFNKIEAKKIELEHIGFDLHDLGREVIQVMNLRAADKGIYAKVEMDPHLPKRVMGDPTRLSQIFNNLLGNAIKFTDQGGIKLKMSLLSEEETCYHILFEFEDTGIGISKEKFEKIFDSFSQADNKTTRKYGGTGLGLTITRKLIELLGGEIKLKSEESVGSTFYFCLKMDRVDDKDFENQKIKEIFDEKQIEGVRILLVDDNPMNIRVAKHLLDKWKAKVDVAENGAIAVDMAQENDYDLIFMDLSMPVMDGYEATICIRVFDQVTPIIALTADALSDVRARVFSIGMNDFMTKPFKPAVLKEKLSINLLVNKPD, encoded by the coding sequence ATGCAGAACCCAATTAGTCAATTCATAGAAAGCCTGCAAAAGTGTGGAGATAAAGAAGCCCTGGCAACGCATATTGCAGAGGGTTTCCCGAAGCTCTTTCCTTATTTGCAGTTGGTCGGAATTCATTTACTGTCCCAGCCCTATTTTCGATTGGAGTCATTCTTTTATTATGACAATAACTGTATTTCTGAAGAAAATATGGTAGCAGAGATTAATTACATGATCTGGACCAACAGTAAAAAGCCTTCTAAATTACCCAATGCAGCCATTTTGCCTGTTCATGTCAATACACAAATAGCGGGGGGAATTACCGTGCTCAATACCGAAGGGGTTAATTTATTGGATGACGATCGCTTAAACATGGTTATTGCACTGATTGGGGCAAATTTAAGTTTGCAGCATCAGAAATATCAATTAACAGAAACTCAGAAAAGGGTTATTCAGCAGTCCAAGTTGATGGATAATTCCCCCAATCCAATTTTAGTGATCGACGAACAGTGTACTTTGCTGTACACCAATCCCGCTTCAGACCATTTACTGACTTTTTATGGAATGATTAGTGGCGGGCAAGTGGTGACCAGCTGGCAACAAGCGATCCGAAAAATACTTAAAGGGGCAACCGAAGTGCGGTTTCAGGTGCGTACCGAGGATAAAGTCTATTCTTTGTCTTTTTTCAGGCACACGCACCCCCATCTGATTACCGTTTATGCCAATGATATTACCGAGCTTAAAAAACTGGAAAATAGCCTGGTGGTTCAACGGAATTTCTTTGAAGATATCTTTAATCATATTCCGTCGGATTTGGTGGTGTTTAATAAGCGCCATGAATATCTGTTCGTTAATCCGCAGGCAATTAAAAATCGGCAAATTCGGGAGTGGATCATCGGCAAAACAGATTATGACTATTGTGATTTGAAAAATACGCCTTACGATATGGCCAATGCGCGGAGGGACTTATTCAATAGGATAAAGAATTCCCGACAGGTGGCAGAGATCAAGGACATCAAATATCATGAGGATCGAAGTATTCGCGAAGCCATTTTACGCCGGATGTTACCTGTTTATGATAAGGAGGGCGAACTGGAATATATGATTGGTTACGGTAGTGATATCACTGATCTTATGCGAGCGGAGAATGCTTCCACGCGTTCCCGTGAACAGCTTGAATTGGTATTGACAGCCTCTAATGATGGTTTTTGGGATTGGGACCTCGATACTGGCCGACTGTTCTTGAGTGATCGCCTGAAGCTGATGTTGGGTATAGAAATGTTGGGGAACAGTGTTTCCAGCCCTGAGGAACTAAATTTGTTGTCGTTCAAAAATCGCTTTAGTTTTTTCAGAAGTATTTTGAAGTTGAAAAATGGTCATTTATCAAAATGTGAAGCCATACATCAATTTACGCATGCCAAAGGCGGCGATGTGTACCTTCTGATGCGAACCATTGGAATTACCAATAAAGAGGGGCATGTGGTGCGTATCGTGGGCTCAAGTGCAGATATTTCAGAGCTTAAGCGTTCGGAAATAGCACTTCAGCAGGCGAAAAAATTTGCTGAACAGGCGAATGAGGCACAGACGCAGTTTTTAGCGACCATGAGTCATGAAATTCGAACCCCATTAAATGCCGTGATCGGTTTTTCTAATTTCCTGCTTCAGGAAAACCCTCAGCCTCATCAGTTGGATTATCTGAATTCATTGAATTTTTCGGCAAACAATCTGTTGTCGTTGGTCAATGATATTTTAGATTTTAATAAAATTGAAGCCAAGAAAATTGAGCTGGAGCATATCGGATTTGATTTACATGATTTGGGTCGAGAGGTTATTCAGGTGATGAATCTCCGTGCTGCCGATAAGGGAATATATGCGAAGGTAGAGATGGATCCTCATCTTCCAAAACGCGTGATGGGTGACCCGACGAGGTTATCTCAAATCTTTAATAACCTTTTGGGGAATGCGATCAAGTTCACTGACCAGGGCGGCATTAAATTGAAAATGAGTTTGCTGAGCGAGGAGGAGACTTGTTATCACATTCTCTTTGAGTTTGAGGATACTGGAATTGGTATTTCTAAGGAAAAGTTCGAAAAAATATTTGACTCGTTCTCTCAGGCCGATAATAAAACGACCCGAAAATACGGGGGTACTGGCTTGGGCTTAACCATTACCCGCAAATTAATAGAACTGCTGGGTGGGGAGATTAAACTGAAGAGTGAAGAATCTGTCGGTTCCACCTTTTATTTCTGCCTGAAAATGGATAGGGTTGATGATAAGGATTTTGAAAATCAGAAGATCAAGGAGATTTTTGATGAAAAGCAGATTGAAGGTGTGCGTATTCTATTGGTAGATGACAATCCGATGAATATTCGCGTGGCAAAACACCTGCTGGATAAATGGAAAGCGAAGGTTGATGTTGCTGAAAATGGGGCCATTGCGGTGGATATGGCGCAGGAAAATGATTATGATTTAATTTTCATGGACCTGAGTATGCCTGTGATGGATGGTTACGAAGCGACCATCTGTATTCGGGTTTTTGATCAGGTAACTCCTATAATTGCCCTGACTGCCGATGCACTTTCAGATGTTCGAGCTCGGGTCTTTTCTATCGGAATGAATGACTTCATGACAAAGCCATTTAAGCCAGCAGTTCTGAAGGAAAAACTGAGTATCAATCTATTGGTCAACAAACCTGATTAA